One Vigna unguiculata cultivar IT97K-499-35 chromosome 7, ASM411807v1, whole genome shotgun sequence genomic region harbors:
- the LOC114192383 gene encoding casparian strip membrane protein 1, with protein MSTTVDVPESSNVAKGKAIAVARPGGWKKGLAIMDFILRLGGIAASLGAAATMGTSDQTLPFFTQFFQFEASYDSFTTFQFFVITMALVAGYLVLSLPFSVVAIIRPHAPGPRLFLIILDTVFLTLATASGASAAAIVYLAHNGNQDSNWLAICNQFGDFCAQTSGAVVASFVAVVILVLLVIMSALALRRH; from the exons atgtcaacgACCGTGGATGTCCCAGAATCCAGCAATGTCGCTAAAGGAAAAGCAATCGCAGTTGCAAGGCCAGGAGGGTGGAAGAAAGGGTTAGCCATAATGGACTTCATTCTAAGGTTGGGTGGCATAGCAGCATCTCTTGGTGCTGCAGCAACTATGGGAACAAGTGATCAAACGCTCCCTTTCTTCACTCAGTTCTTTCAGTTTGAAGCTAGTTACGATAGCTTCACTACTTTTCA GTTTTTTGTGATTACAATGGCACTGGTGGCTGGGTATCTTGTCCTGTCACTACCCTTCTCAGTGGTAGCCATCATACGCCCTCATGCACCTGGACCAAGGCTTTTCCTCATCATCCTAGACACA GTGTTTCTGACTTTGGCCACTGCTAGTGGTGCTTCAGCAGCTGCAATCGTTTACTTGGCACACAACGGCAATCAAGACTCCAACTGGCTTGCCATCTGCAACCAGTTTGGAGATTTTTGTGCCCAAACCAGTGGAGCTGTGGTTGCTTCCTTCGTCGCTGTCGTTATCCTTGTGCTTCTCGTTATTATGTCTGCTTTGGCTCTCAGAAGACACTAA